One genomic window of Fusarium verticillioides 7600 chromosome 2, whole genome shotgun sequence includes the following:
- a CDS encoding 2-oxoisovalerate dehydrogenase E1 component, alpha subunit has product MKSRALRQVALRRVTLSRPHVTPITIRSASSVSQRPNSNFVSFPGALKSAFTSSLKFEDPESYPALSTYRVVDQHGVVVDESFKPDISDEEVIRLYKDMVFISIMDLIMFDAQRQGRLSFYMVSAGEEAVSIGSSSVLDKDDVMFCQYREQGVFKERGFTAKDFMSQLFGNKNDPSRGRSMPVHYGSKELNIHSISSPLATQLPQASGAAYALKMQRLQDPSSKARVVAAYFGEGAASEGDFHAALNIAATRSCPVIFICRNNGYAISTPTLDQYRGDGIASRGIGYGIDTIRIDGNDIWAVREATKKAREMALEDGGKPVLIEAMTYRVSHHSTSDDSFAYRARVEVEDWKRRDNPITRLRKWMEAKGIWDEAKEKEARSDLRKEILKAFSEAEREKKPPIRGMFEDIYEELTDDLKAQMKELKEMLDKYPEEYDVAEFEGGKDSLKP; this is encoded by the exons ATGAAGTCCCGAGCTCTGCGTCAAGTCGCCCTGCGACGGGTCACCCTTTCTAGACCACATGTAACACCCATTACTATCCGATCAGCCAGCAGTGTATCGCAACGGCCCAATTCCAACTTTGTCTCCTTTCCTGGTGCTTTGAAAAGCGCGTTCACAAGCTCTCTCAAGTTCGAAGATCCCGAGTCGTATCCTGCCTTATCGACGTATCGCGTTGTAGACCAGCATGGAGTTGTGGTGGATGAATCGTTCAAACCTGATATCTCCGATGAGGAGGTTATTCGTCTATACAAAGATAtggtcttcatctcgattATGGACCTGATTATGTTTGATGCGCAAAGACAAGGTCGATTGAGCTTCTATATGGTTAGTGCTGGCGAGGAGGCCGTCAGCATTGGAAGTTCAAGCGTGCTCGACAAAGACGATGTTATGTTCTGTCAATACAGAGAGCAAGGCGTGTTTAAGGAGCGAGGGTTTACAGCCAAAGATTTCATGAGCCAGTTGTTTGGTAACAAGAACGACCCAAGTCGAGGACGCAGCATGCCTGTCCATTACGGAAGCAAAGAGCTGAATATT CATTCAATTTCGTCTCCATTAGCGACACAACTTCCCCAGGCTTCCGGTGCCGCTTATGCTCTCAAGATGCAAAGACTTCAAGACCCCAGCTCCAAAGCCCGTGTGGTAGCGGCATACTTTGGTGAGGGTGCGGCTAGTGAAGGAGACTTCCATGCTGCTCTTAACATTGCCGCAACACGATCGTGCCCTGTTATCTTCATCTGCAGAAACAACGGATATGCTATCTCAACGCCTACACTAGACCAATACCGTGGTGATGGTATCGCCAGCCGTGGTATCGGCTACGGTATCGATACCATCCGAATAGATGGTAACGATATCTGGGCCGTCAGAGAAGCTACAAAGAAGGCACGTGAGATggcccttgaagatggtgggaAGCCAGTTCTCATTGAAGCCATGACCTACCGTGTCTCTCATCACAGCACATCAGATGACTCGTTCGCCTACCGTGCGCGTGTAGAAGTTGAAGACTGGAAGCGTCGCGACAACCCTATCACTCGACTACGAAAGTGGATGGAAGCGAAAGGCATCTGggatgaggccaaggagaaggaggctcgCAGTGATCTTCGCAAGGAGATATTGAAGGCGTTCAGTGAGGCAGAGCGGGAGAAGAAGCCCCCGATTCGGGGCATGTTTGAGGATATATACGAAGAGTTGACAGATGATTTGAAGGCGCAGATGAAGGAGCTTAAGGAGATGCTGGATAAGTATCCCGAGGAGTatgatgttgctgagttTGAGGGTGGTAAGGATAGCTTGAAGCCATGA
- a CDS encoding ubiquinone biosynthesis methyltransferase (At least one base has a quality score < 10), with translation MIFELTSTRASHNLRGPTTFTMASRTALRGLSRTLKPSRCSPTFVRPFYSTNAVRGDKSTPTSDRPTHFGYETVTEAEKQQRVAGVFTSVAESYDKMNDFMSLGIHRLWKDYFISSLNPGATNPPGQPQRILDVAGGTGDIAFRHLQHAHEFNYNPNVSVIISDINPDMLAVGRQRSLALPASHQSALSFLEANAEVLPSQIEDNSLDLYTVAFGIRNFSNIPAALKEAHRVLKPGGVFACLEFSKVDKHPIFNTIYKQWSFKGIPLIGQLVAGDRDSYQYLVESIERFPSQTEFRNMIKDAGFVVAGEGYEDLTGGIAAIHKGMKPV, from the exons ATGATTTTCGAACTGACCTCAACCAGAGCTTCCCATAACCTGCGAGGCCCAACCacattcacaatggcctcgCGTACAGCTCTCCGGGGCCTCTCCCGCACATTAAAACCCTCGAGATGCTCTCCTACTTTCGTTCGGCCATTTTACTCTACCAATGCCGTCCGTGGCGACAAATCAACCCCTACATCTGATCGACCTACCCACTTTGGATATGAGACTGtcacagaagcagagaagcagcagcgtGTTGCTGGTGTATTTACAAGTGTCGCCGAATCCTACGATAAGATGAATGATTTCATGTCTCTGGGTATTCATCGTCTATGGAA GGACTACTTTATCTCTTCCCTCAACCCTGGTGCTACGAACCCCCCTGGTCAACCTCAGCGCATTCTCGACGTTGCTGGCGGAACCGGCGATATCGCTTTCCGACACCTTCAGCACGCCCATGAGTTCAACTACAATCCCAACGTCTCCGTTATTATCTCCGACATCAACCCCGACATGCTAGCAGTTGGTCGCCAGCGTTCTCTTGCACTCCCTGCGTCCCACCAATCTGCCCTCTCTTTTCTCGAGGCAAACGCCGAAGTCCTGCCCTCTCAGATTGAGGATAACTCGCTCGATCTTTACACAGTTGCCTTCGGTATTCgcaacttctccaacatcccAGCTGCTTTGAAGGAAGCCCACCGGGTTCTGAAGCCTGGTGGTGTATTTGCCTGCCTTGAGTTCTCAAAGGTTGACAAGCaccccatcttcaacactaTCTATAAGCAGTGGTCCTTCAAGGGCATTCCTTTGATCGGTCAACTAGTGGCAGGGGACCGCGACAGCTACCAGTATCTGGTCGAGAGTATTGAGAGATTTCCCAGCCAGACCGAGTTTAGAAACATGATCAAGGATGCAGGTTTTGTCGTTGCTGGAGAGGGCTACGAGGACCTGACTGGCGGTATTGCTGCTATTCACAAGGGAATGAAGCCCGTATGA
- a CDS encoding ubiquinone biosynthesis methyltransferase, with protein sequence MASRTALRGLSRTLKPSRCSPTFVRPFYSTNAVRGDKSTPTSDRPTHFGYETVTEAEKQQRVAGVFTSVAESYDKMNDFMSLGIHRLWKDYFISSLNPGATNPPGQPQRILDVAGGTGDIAFRHLQHAHEFNYNPNVSVIISDINPDMLAVGRQRSLALPASHQSALSFLEANAEVLPSQIEDNSLDLYTVAFGIRNFSNIPAALKEAHRVLKPGGVFACLEFSKVDKHPIFNTIYKQWSFKGIPLIGQLVAGDRDSYQYLVESIERFPSQTEFRNMIKDAGFVVAGEGYEDLTGGIAAIHKGMKPV encoded by the exons atggcctcgCGTACAGCTCTCCGGGGCCTCTCCCGCACATTAAAACCCTCGAGATGCTCTCCTACTTTCGTTCGGCCATTTTACTCTACCAATGCCGTCCGTGGCGACAAATCAACCCCTACATCTGATCGACCTACCCACTTTGGATATGAGACTGtcacagaagcagagaagcagcagcgtGTTGCTGGTGTATTTACAAGTGTCGCCGAATCCTACGATAAGATGAATGATTTCATGTCTCTGGGTATTCATCGTCTATGGAA GGACTACTTTATCTCTTCCCTCAACCCTGGTGCTACGAACCCCCCTGGTCAACCTCAGCGCATTCTCGACGTTGCTGGCGGAACCGGCGATATCGCTTTCCGACACCTTCAGCACGCCCATGAGTTCAACTACAATCCCAACGTCTCCGTTATTATCTCCGACATCAACCCCGACATGCTAGCAGTTGGTCGCCAGCGTTCTCTTGCACTCCCTGCGTCCCACCAATCTGCCCTCTCTTTTCTCGAGGCAAACGCCGAAGTCCTGCCCTCTCAGATTGAGGATAACTCGCTCGATCTTTACACAGTTGCCTTCGGTATTCgcaacttctccaacatcccAGCTGCTTTGAAGGAAGCCCACCGGGTTCTGAAGCCTGGTGGTGTATTTGCCTGCCTTGAGTTCTCAAAGGTTGACAAGCaccccatcttcaacactaTCTATAAGCAGTGGTCCTTCAAGGGCATTCCTTTGATCGGTCAACTAGTGGCAGGGGACCGCGACAGCTACCAGTATCTGGTCGAGAGTATTGAGAGATTTCCCAGCCAGACCGAGTTTAGAAACATGATCAAGGATGCAGGTTTTGTCGTTGCTGGAGAGGGCTACGAGGACCTGACTGGCGGTATTGCTGCTATTCACAAGGGAATGAAGCCCGTATGA